From the genome of Winogradskyella forsetii, one region includes:
- the thrS gene encoding threonine--tRNA ligase, protein MIKITLPDGSVRSFDKKEVTPYEVAVDISEGFARNVISAKFNDTVVETTTPLTTDGSLTLYTFRDDDGKKAFWHSSAHVLAQALEELYPNVKLWVGPAIDNGFYYDVDLEEGSISENDFKAIENKMIEIARGKHDFKMRDVSKAEALSYYKGKNNYKVDLIENLEDGTISFCDHSTFTDLCRGGHIPNTGIIKAVKILSVAGAYYKGDEKNKQLTRVYGISFPKQKELTEYLHLLEEAKKRDHRKLGKELELFTFSQKVGQGLPLWLPKGAALRERLENFLKAAQKKAGYEMVVTPHIGQKELYVTSGHYAKYGEDSFQPIGTPSEGEEFLLKPMNCPHHCEIYNAKPFSYKELPKRYAEFGTVYRYEQSGELHGLTRVRGFTQDDAHIFCTPDQLDTEFKDVIDLVLYVFGSLGFENFTAQVSLRDPENPEKYIGSDENWEKAEQAILNAAKDKNLNFVVETGEAAFYGPKLDFMVKDALGRQWQLGTIQVDYNLPERFELSYKGSDNEMHRPVMIHRAPFGSMERFIAILLEHTGGNFPLWLMPEQAIILSISEKYEKYAEKVLNVLENDEIRALTDNRNETVGKKIREAEMQKFPFMIIVGEQEEKDNTITVREHGGEDLGTITVEDFIKIVKDRISKSLKTFK, encoded by the coding sequence ATGATTAAAATTACTCTACCTGATGGTTCTGTGAGGTCTTTTGATAAAAAAGAAGTAACACCTTATGAAGTGGCTGTGGATATTAGCGAGGGCTTTGCTCGCAATGTTATTTCAGCAAAATTCAATGATACAGTTGTTGAAACAACCACTCCGTTAACTACTGACGGTAGCCTTACCTTATATACATTTAGAGATGACGACGGAAAGAAAGCCTTCTGGCACTCTTCTGCCCATGTTTTGGCACAGGCACTAGAGGAACTCTATCCAAATGTAAAACTTTGGGTTGGTCCAGCAATAGATAATGGATTTTATTACGATGTAGATTTGGAAGAAGGTTCGATTTCTGAAAACGACTTTAAGGCCATTGAAAACAAAATGATTGAAATTGCTAGAGGTAAACACGATTTTAAAATGCGTGATGTATCTAAAGCTGAAGCACTCTCCTATTATAAAGGTAAAAACAATTATAAAGTAGACCTAATTGAAAATCTTGAAGACGGTACAATTAGTTTCTGCGACCACTCCACTTTTACAGACTTGTGCCGTGGTGGACATATTCCTAATACGGGGATTATAAAAGCAGTTAAAATATTGAGTGTTGCAGGCGCCTATTATAAAGGAGATGAAAAAAACAAACAACTCACGCGAGTTTATGGTATTTCATTTCCAAAGCAAAAAGAACTGACTGAATATCTTCATCTTTTAGAAGAAGCCAAAAAACGAGACCACAGAAAACTTGGTAAAGAATTAGAACTTTTTACATTTTCTCAAAAAGTAGGTCAAGGTTTACCCCTATGGCTCCCTAAAGGTGCTGCCTTACGTGAGCGATTAGAAAACTTTTTAAAAGCTGCACAAAAAAAAGCGGGTTATGAAATGGTGGTAACACCACATATTGGACAGAAAGAACTCTATGTGACTTCTGGACATTATGCAAAGTATGGAGAAGACAGTTTTCAGCCGATTGGAACGCCATCTGAAGGCGAAGAATTTCTTTTAAAACCCATGAACTGTCCGCATCATTGTGAAATTTATAATGCGAAACCATTTTCTTATAAGGAGCTTCCTAAGCGATACGCAGAATTTGGTACTGTATATAGATATGAACAAAGTGGAGAGTTGCACGGCTTAACACGAGTTAGGGGTTTTACTCAAGATGATGCCCACATTTTCTGTACGCCTGATCAATTAGACACCGAATTTAAAGACGTTATTGACCTTGTACTTTATGTATTTGGATCTTTAGGATTTGAAAACTTTACTGCCCAAGTTTCATTAAGGGATCCCGAAAATCCTGAAAAATACATCGGAAGTGATGAAAATTGGGAAAAAGCAGAACAGGCTATATTAAATGCTGCGAAGGATAAAAACTTAAATTTTGTAGTTGAAACAGGTGAAGCTGCATTTTACGGTCCTAAGTTAGATTTTATGGTTAAAGATGCACTTGGAAGACAATGGCAATTAGGAACGATCCAAGTCGATTATAACTTACCAGAGCGTTTTGAGCTATCTTACAAAGGCAGTGACAATGAGATGCACAGACCTGTTATGATCCACAGAGCTCCTTTTGGAAGCATGGAACGTTTTATTGCTATTTTGTTAGAACATACTGGTGGAAATTTCCCACTTTGGCTGATGCCAGAACAGGCAATTATACTCTCAATAAGTGAGAAATATGAAAAATACGCGGAAAAAGTTTTAAATGTGCTAGAAAATGACGAAATTCGCGCCCTTACAGACAACAGGAATGAAACTGTAGGTAAGAAAATTCGCGAAGCTGAAATGCAAAAGTTTCCGTTTATGATTATTGTCGGTGAGCAAGAAGAAAAAGATAATACAATAACTGTGCGTGAACATGGTGGTGAAGACCTTGGCACAATTACTGTAGAAGACTTTATAAAAATAGTAAAAGATAGAATTAGTAAGAGTTTAAAAACTTTTAAATAA
- a CDS encoding RluA family pseudouridine synthase, producing the protein MANNSRKILSDKSNLQVLHEDNHIIVVNKRAGDIVQGDKTGDKPLSEVVKSYLKAKYNKQGNVYLGVVHRLDRPTTGIVLFSKTSKALPRLNKLFAEKSAKKTYWALVKNEPPKTEGTLVHWLKKNPKNNKSTAYHKKVEGSKKAILHYKVIQKLDNFYLLEVDLETGRHHQIRVQLSSIGCPIKGDLKYGFDRSNKDASISLHARTLSFIHPVKNVEVLLTAPLPNDSLWNACSS; encoded by the coding sequence GTGGCTAATAATTCAAGAAAAATTCTTTCAGACAAATCGAATCTTCAAGTACTTCATGAGGACAATCACATTATAGTTGTTAATAAGCGCGCCGGAGATATTGTGCAAGGTGACAAAACTGGTGATAAACCGTTGAGTGAAGTCGTTAAGTCTTATTTAAAAGCTAAATATAATAAGCAGGGTAATGTATATCTTGGGGTCGTACATCGTTTGGATAGACCAACAACAGGTATTGTCTTGTTTTCTAAAACAAGTAAAGCCTTACCAAGACTAAACAAGCTTTTTGCAGAAAAATCTGCGAAGAAAACATATTGGGCTTTGGTAAAAAATGAACCTCCAAAAACTGAGGGTACTTTAGTTCATTGGCTCAAAAAAAATCCTAAAAACAATAAATCTACAGCTTATCACAAAAAAGTTGAAGGGAGTAAGAAAGCTATTCTTCATTATAAAGTGATTCAAAAACTTGATAATTTTTATCTTTTAGAAGTGGATTTAGAAACGGGAAGACATCATCAAATCAGGGTGCAATTATCATCAATTGGATGTCCCATAAAAGGGGATTTAAAATACGGCTTTGATCGTAGTAATAAAGATGCTAGTATTAGTTTACACGCGAGGACCTTATCCTTTATTCATCCAGTTAAAAATGTAGAAGTACTGCTTACTGCGCCACTTCCAAATGATTCCCTTTGGAACGCTTGTTCTTCTTAA
- the panB gene encoding 3-methyl-2-oxobutanoate hydroxymethyltransferase, with translation MSTAKKEYKRITVKTLVDMKSKGEKISMLTAYDYTMAKIVDGAGIDVILVGDSASNVMAGHETTLPITLDQMIYHASSVVRAIDRSLVVVDLPFGSYQSDPKEALRSAIRIMKESGGHAVKMEGGKEVKDSIKRILNAGIPVMGHLGLTPQSIYKFGTYTVRAKEEQEAKQLKEDALMLEKLGCFGIVVEKIPASLAKEVAESVSIPVIGIGAGDGVDGQVLVLHDMLGMTHEFNPRFLRRYMNLYEDMTKAIGQYVDDVKSVDFPNDDEQY, from the coding sequence ATGTCAACAGCAAAAAAAGAATATAAAAGAATTACGGTAAAGACTTTAGTAGATATGAAGTCTAAAGGTGAAAAAATATCAATGCTGACGGCTTACGATTATACGATGGCAAAAATAGTTGATGGTGCTGGTATTGACGTCATTTTAGTTGGTGATTCTGCTAGTAACGTTATGGCGGGTCATGAAACGACATTGCCTATCACATTAGACCAAATGATTTATCATGCCTCTTCTGTAGTTAGAGCAATTGATCGCAGTTTAGTGGTTGTCGATTTACCCTTTGGAAGCTATCAAAGTGATCCTAAGGAAGCCTTGCGTTCAGCTATTAGGATTATGAAAGAGTCAGGAGGCCATGCTGTGAAAATGGAAGGTGGTAAAGAAGTTAAAGATTCTATAAAACGAATTTTAAATGCGGGAATACCTGTCATGGGACATTTAGGCTTAACGCCTCAATCTATATATAAATTTGGCACATATACAGTTAGAGCAAAAGAAGAACAAGAAGCGAAACAATTAAAAGAGGACGCATTAATGCTAGAGAAATTAGGTTGTTTTGGAATTGTTGTAGAAAAAATTCCTGCTTCGTTAGCCAAAGAAGTTGCTGAGAGTGTTTCAATTCCCGTAATCGGTATTGGTGCTGGTGATGGTGTTGATGGCCAAGTTTTAGTTTTACATGACATGCTAGGCATGACACATGAATTTAATCCACGCTTTTTAAGACGTTATATGAATCTTTATGAGGACATGACAAAGGCTATAGGCCAGTATGTTGATGATGTGAAGTCTGTGGATTTCCCTAATGATGACGAGCAATATTAA
- a CDS encoding L-serine ammonia-lyase: MECISVFDMLKIGVGPSSSHTLGPWRAAERWIKELKAKNRFEKVEKITVDLYGSLSLTGKGHATDYAVILGLTGADPERMPIENIDTIINEVKTNKVLKFNNEKEIPFDFKTNIIFNRKFLPFHSNGMVFTATINGRKYKQTYYSIGGGFVVQEERKISKANKIIFYCTFPYPVEKGEELLKFCNQLQLPISGLVLENEKSIREEASIDFELKRIWNTMLECMYVGCHTEGNLPGGLNVRRRAYDIHKNLIGDYKYENPQEWLETIRKTEVKFRQILKWVSCFALAVNEVNASLGRVVTAPTNGSAGVIPSVLMYYMVIENHDADFEHVKKFLLVAGEIGSVFKKGATISAAMGGCQAEIGVSSAMAAGALCELLGGTPEQVLIAAEIAMEHHLGLTCDPIGGLVQIPCIERNAMGAIKAINAAEMAMDTDPNNVKVPFDKVVNTMWETAKDMNTKYKETSEGGLAIGVHLTDC; this comes from the coding sequence ATGGAGTGTATTTCTGTCTTTGACATGCTTAAAATAGGTGTTGGCCCTTCGAGTTCGCATACTTTAGGCCCTTGGAGAGCTGCCGAACGTTGGATTAAGGAATTGAAAGCTAAAAATCGTTTTGAAAAGGTTGAAAAAATTACTGTCGATTTATATGGGTCTTTGTCTTTAACAGGAAAAGGTCACGCTACAGATTACGCTGTGATTTTGGGTTTAACTGGAGCTGACCCGGAACGTATGCCCATTGAAAATATTGATACCATTATAAATGAGGTAAAGACAAACAAGGTCTTAAAATTTAATAACGAAAAAGAAATACCTTTCGACTTTAAAACTAATATAATTTTCAATCGTAAATTTTTACCTTTTCATTCTAACGGAATGGTTTTTACCGCCACAATTAATGGCAGAAAATACAAACAGACCTACTACTCTATTGGTGGCGGATTTGTAGTGCAAGAAGAACGAAAAATATCGAAAGCCAATAAAATTATTTTCTACTGTACGTTTCCCTATCCTGTAGAAAAAGGAGAAGAGTTATTAAAGTTTTGTAACCAATTACAACTTCCTATTTCTGGTCTCGTCTTAGAAAATGAAAAATCGATAAGAGAAGAAGCTTCAATTGATTTTGAATTAAAACGGATCTGGAATACCATGCTAGAATGCATGTACGTTGGCTGTCATACCGAAGGCAATTTACCAGGAGGCTTAAACGTAAGGCGAAGAGCTTATGACATTCATAAAAATTTAATTGGTGATTATAAATATGAAAACCCTCAGGAATGGTTGGAAACAATTCGTAAAACTGAAGTCAAGTTTCGTCAGATTTTAAAATGGGTAAGTTGTTTTGCGTTGGCAGTAAACGAAGTTAACGCATCACTAGGACGTGTAGTAACTGCACCCACAAATGGTAGTGCTGGAGTTATTCCTTCTGTATTGATGTATTATATGGTTATAGAAAACCATGATGCCGATTTTGAACATGTAAAAAAATTCCTTTTAGTAGCTGGTGAAATTGGCAGTGTCTTTAAAAAAGGAGCCACTATAAGTGCAGCGATGGGCGGTTGCCAAGCCGAAATCGGAGTGTCTTCTGCGATGGCAGCTGGTGCATTGTGCGAATTGTTAGGCGGCACACCAGAACAAGTTCTAATAGCTGCTGAAATTGCCATGGAACATCATTTAGGTTTAACCTGTGATCCTATTGGTGGATTAGTTCAAATTCCTTGTATAGAACGTAATGCAATGGGTGCTATCAAAGCTATAAATGCTGCTGAAATGGCTATGGATACCGATCCTAATAATGTAAAGGTACCATTTGATAAAGTCGTAAATACGATGTGGGAAACGGCAAAAGATATGAATACTAAGTATAAAGAGACGTCGGAAGGTGGATTGGCCATTGGAGTACATTTGACGGATTGTTAA
- a CDS encoding choice-of-anchor I family protein, with amino-acid sequence MKHLLRLFFILFTCICGAQLNTGDMAFTAFNADGDDDFAMVTFVDIPANSVIYFSDKEWTGTEFNSGEANYEWQTGATVISAGTVISFYTISATPNISHGTIVGSPGGISGSAEVIFVYHGTDIDTPTTFIAAVANASSAYDDGAGTGLTGTGLTEGTTAITYPSGTDIAAYNGPRTGFTANGYLVALNDMANYDIQDESGDQSIDTIAPDVPFDTTAFTISTSDTNPPSIANIIATGQNSVEVTFTEAVTQVSAETLSNYVFSPALTINAVVYDNINLKATITHSGFTVGTAYTLTVNNLEDTSGNTQTVAYMSNDLFYNSLTSGLIITEIMYNAPSDDSDALEFLEVYNNSMSSIDLGGITVNDEGNFIFTFPEMTLASEGIVLLATDKASADAFYGVSFLDMPQAISNALGNGGELVEIKNSEGLVISQVEYSDDAPWPTTADGDGPSLELLNPNGDFNEGTNWAPATNLVGQSIGEDVFASPGSYIPVTNVTPQISFSESTYAISEDGTNIEVYIELSTSTNAIVSVDVSLVTELLTATETDDFSFANQTINFPANSTDAIVISIPIVNDGLAEMDEMFILELTNPINGTLGANETAGIYIIDVDTAVPFATDILDIEYLSSYLVDASGSAEIVAHDPVSQRLFVLNSTGQKLEIIDFSDINAVSTMSSIDLSTFGDPTSVAYNNGIVAVGISKGPLEDGVVVFSDIDGANQTFVIAGNLPDMVAFTPDGTKLLVANEGQPNNDYSVDPEGSISVIDVTGGLGNILQTNVTNLNFNSFDAQIATLQASGVRVFGPGASVSQDMEPEFITFSSDSQMAYVTLQENNALGIIDLSTNTITSIVPLGLKDHSLAGNTLDASDDTDFIFLANWPVKGMYMPDAMASYEVGGVTYLVTANEGDAREYDTFEEEERVSDLNLDPTVFPNSEFLQLDSNLGRLTVTNANGDFDNDGDFDEIHVFGSRSLSIWNAATGALVFDSGDDFERITANDPTYGALFNASNSNNNFKNRSDNKGPEPEGVTVAEIDGQVYAFITLERVGGFMTYNITDPSNPIFEKYINNRNLGEDEGGDLGPEGIIYVKPENSPNATGLVIMANEVSSTLSFYALNATTLGTNEFAFQPESLKMYPNPSKSNQTIYFNKMVSVSLFDIQGREISTKENTMDFQLPSLTAGTYILKSKNGESIKLLIK; translated from the coding sequence ATGAAACACTTATTACGATTATTTTTTATTCTTTTCACCTGTATTTGTGGCGCTCAGCTGAATACTGGAGATATGGCCTTCACAGCATTTAATGCTGATGGAGATGATGATTTTGCTATGGTTACTTTTGTAGATATTCCTGCAAATAGTGTTATCTATTTTTCAGACAAGGAATGGACCGGAACTGAATTTAATTCTGGTGAAGCTAATTATGAATGGCAAACAGGAGCAACTGTGATTTCTGCAGGAACAGTTATTAGCTTCTACACAATTAGTGCAACACCAAATATATCCCATGGCACTATTGTAGGTTCTCCAGGCGGAATATCAGGTAGCGCAGAAGTCATTTTTGTGTATCACGGTACTGATATAGATACACCTACGACATTCATAGCTGCTGTTGCCAATGCCTCATCTGCTTATGATGATGGTGCTGGAACTGGCTTGACTGGCACAGGACTTACTGAAGGCACTACGGCAATTACATACCCTAGTGGAACAGATATAGCAGCTTACAATGGCCCTAGAACCGGATTTACAGCTAATGGTTACCTAGTCGCTTTAAATGATATGGCTAACTATGACATTCAGGATGAAAGTGGAGATCAAAGTATAGATACCATTGCACCTGATGTACCTTTTGATACTACAGCGTTTACTATTTCAACGTCTGACACTAATCCTCCAAGCATAGCTAACATAATTGCAACAGGACAAAACTCAGTAGAAGTAACATTTACCGAAGCCGTAACCCAAGTAAGTGCAGAAACTTTAAGCAACTATGTTTTTAGTCCTGCTTTAACTATAAACGCAGTTGTTTATGACAATATTAATTTAAAAGCCACTATTACACATTCAGGTTTTACAGTTGGTACAGCTTATACGCTTACGGTTAATAATCTTGAAGACACTTCTGGCAATACGCAAACTGTTGCTTATATGAGTAATGATTTATTTTACAATTCATTAACTTCAGGTTTAATAATTACAGAAATAATGTACAACGCACCTTCTGATGATTCTGATGCTTTGGAATTTTTAGAAGTCTATAATAATAGTATGTCTTCAATAGATTTAGGAGGTATTACTGTTAATGACGAAGGCAACTTCATTTTTACATTTCCTGAAATGACATTGGCTTCAGAAGGCATCGTTTTATTAGCAACTGACAAAGCTTCTGCCGATGCTTTTTATGGTGTATCATTTTTAGATATGCCACAAGCAATTTCCAACGCCTTAGGAAATGGTGGTGAATTAGTGGAAATTAAAAATTCTGAAGGTCTTGTTATTTCGCAAGTAGAATATAGTGACGATGCACCATGGCCAACTACAGCTGATGGTGATGGCCCTTCCTTGGAATTGTTGAATCCTAATGGCGATTTTAATGAAGGTACAAACTGGGCACCAGCTACAAACTTAGTAGGACAATCCATCGGCGAAGATGTTTTTGCTTCACCAGGCAGTTATATTCCAGTTACTAACGTTACGCCACAAATAAGCTTTTCTGAAAGTACTTATGCAATTAGCGAAGATGGAACTAATATTGAAGTTTATATCGAATTATCAACATCCACTAATGCTATAGTTTCTGTTGATGTAAGTTTAGTTACTGAATTATTAACTGCTACTGAAACTGATGATTTTTCATTCGCCAATCAAACCATCAATTTTCCTGCAAATTCTACGGATGCTATTGTAATTTCTATTCCTATTGTAAATGATGGCTTAGCTGAAATGGACGAAATGTTCATTTTAGAACTTACCAATCCTATTAACGGAACTCTAGGCGCTAATGAAACTGCCGGTATTTACATTATAGACGTTGATACTGCGGTTCCTTTTGCGACTGATATTTTAGATATAGAATATCTATCAAGTTACTTAGTAGATGCTTCGGGTTCTGCTGAAATTGTAGCGCACGATCCTGTATCTCAACGCTTATTTGTTTTGAATTCAACAGGTCAAAAATTAGAAATCATTGATTTCTCTGATATTAATGCCGTGTCGACGATGAGCTCCATTGACCTATCAACTTTTGGGGATCCAACAAGTGTGGCTTACAATAACGGAATAGTCGCTGTGGGCATTTCGAAAGGGCCTCTAGAAGATGGTGTTGTTGTTTTCTCTGATATTGATGGTGCTAATCAAACTTTTGTTATTGCCGGAAACCTTCCAGATATGGTTGCATTTACACCAGATGGGACAAAACTTTTAGTCGCCAACGAAGGCCAACCAAATAATGATTATTCTGTAGATCCAGAAGGTAGCATTTCTGTTATTGATGTTACTGGTGGATTAGGAAACATACTTCAAACAAATGTAACTAACCTTAACTTTAATAGTTTTGATGCACAAATTGCAACGCTACAAGCATCAGGTGTTAGAGTTTTTGGTCCTGGAGCATCGGTTTCTCAAGATATGGAGCCTGAATTCATCACATTCTCTAGTGACTCTCAAATGGCTTATGTCACCCTTCAGGAAAACAATGCTTTAGGCATTATTGATTTAAGTACAAACACAATTACGTCTATTGTTCCTTTAGGTTTAAAAGATCATAGCTTAGCAGGAAACACGCTTGATGCTTCTGACGATACTGATTTTATTTTCTTGGCAAATTGGCCAGTTAAGGGTATGTATATGCCAGATGCCATGGCGTCGTACGAAGTTGGAGGTGTTACGTATTTAGTAACTGCCAATGAAGGTGATGCTAGAGAATATGATACTTTTGAAGAAGAAGAGCGTGTTAGTGACCTAAATTTAGACCCAACCGTTTTCCCTAATTCTGAATTCCTACAATTAGATAGTAATTTAGGTCGTCTAACGGTGACTAATGCCAATGGTGATTTTGATAATGATGGTGATTTTGATGAAATTCACGTTTTTGGATCGCGTTCTCTTAGCATTTGGAATGCAGCCACAGGAGCTTTAGTTTTTGATAGTGGTGATGATTTTGAACGTATTACTGCAAATGATCCAACTTATGGAGCTTTATTTAATGCAAGTAACAGCAACAATAACTTTAAAAACAGAAGTGATAATAAAGGGCCTGAGCCAGAAGGTGTCACTGTTGCTGAAATTGATGGTCAAGTTTATGCGTTTATCACTTTAGAACGTGTTGGTGGTTTTATGACTTACAACATTACTGATCCAAGTAACCCTATTTTTGAAAAATACATCAATAATAGAAATTTAGGTGAAGATGAAGGCGGTGATTTAGGTCCAGAAGGTATTATTTATGTAAAACCAGAAAATAGTCCTAATGCTACAGGTTTAGTCATTATGGCTAACGAAGTAAGTTCTACTTTAAGTTTCTATGCGCTTAATGCGACAACATTGGGCACTAATGAATTTGCTTTTCAACCTGAATCGTTAAAAATGTATCCTAATCCCTCAAAATCGAATCAGACTATATACTTTAATAAAATGGTTTCAGTGTCTTTGTTCGACATACAAGGGCGTGAAATTTCAACTAAAGAAAACACAATGGATTTTCAATTGCCAAGTTTAACAGCTGGTACCTATATTTTGAAATCAAAAAATGGAGAAAGCATCAAGCTTTTAATTAAATAA
- the dnaK gene encoding molecular chaperone DnaK — translation MSKIIGIDLGTTNSCVSVMEGNEPVVIPNAEGKRTTPSVIAFVEGGEIKVGDPAKRQAVTNPTKTVYSIKRFMGNKYSESKKEAERVPYKVVKGDNDTPRVDIDGRLYTPQELSAMILQKMKKTAEDYLGQDVSRAVITVPAYFNDAQRQATKEAGEIAGLKVERIINEPTAAALAYGMDKKGTDQKIVVFDFGGGTHDVSILELGDGVFEVLSTDGDTHLGGDDIDERIIDWLADEFMKDEDMDLRKDPMALQRLKEAAEKAKIELSSSAQTEINLPYVTATASGPKHLVRTLTRSKFEQLIDDLIKRTIEPCQTALKAAGLSKSDIDEIILVGGSTRIPAVQEAVEKFFGKAPSKGVNPDEVVSLGAGIQGGVLTGDVKDVLLLDVTPLSLGIETMGNVMTKLIEANTTIPTKKSQVFSTAADNQPSVEIHVLQGERPMAADNKTIGRFHLDGIPPARRGTPQIEVTFDIDANGIIKVSATDKATNKSQDIRIEASSGLTEEEIQKMKAEAEANAESDAKAKETADKLNSADAMIFQTESQLKEFGDKLSDDKKKPIEDALEELKKAYETKDIAVIDPALEKINEAWKVASEEMYKAQAEQGGAPEGGPTDAGAGAKGQAADESSDVEDVDFEEVK, via the coding sequence ATGAGTAAGATTATTGGAATTGATTTAGGTACAACCAACTCTTGCGTTTCTGTAATGGAAGGTAACGAGCCAGTTGTAATCCCAAACGCTGAAGGTAAGAGAACAACACCTTCGGTTATCGCTTTCGTAGAAGGTGGTGAAATTAAAGTTGGTGATCCAGCAAAAAGACAAGCAGTAACTAACCCAACAAAAACAGTTTATTCTATTAAACGTTTTATGGGTAATAAGTATTCTGAGTCTAAAAAAGAAGCAGAGCGTGTACCATATAAGGTGGTAAAAGGCGACAATGATACGCCGAGAGTGGATATTGATGGTCGTTTATATACACCTCAAGAATTGTCAGCTATGATTCTTCAAAAAATGAAAAAAACAGCTGAGGATTATTTAGGACAAGACGTTTCAAGAGCGGTAATTACGGTTCCTGCATATTTTAATGATGCACAACGCCAGGCTACTAAAGAGGCAGGTGAGATTGCAGGATTAAAAGTAGAACGTATTATCAACGAGCCTACTGCTGCAGCATTAGCTTACGGAATGGACAAAAAAGGTACTGACCAAAAAATCGTAGTATTCGATTTTGGTGGTGGTACACATGATGTTTCTATTCTTGAATTAGGTGATGGCGTATTTGAAGTATTATCAACAGATGGTGACACACACTTAGGTGGTGATGATATTGATGAAAGAATCATCGATTGGTTAGCTGATGAGTTCATGAAAGATGAAGATATGGACTTACGTAAAGATCCTATGGCTTTGCAACGTTTGAAAGAAGCAGCTGAAAAAGCGAAGATTGAATTATCATCTTCTGCTCAAACAGAAATCAACTTACCTTACGTAACAGCTACAGCTAGTGGACCAAAACACTTGGTACGTACATTGACACGTTCAAAATTTGAGCAGTTAATTGACGATTTAATTAAAAGAACAATTGAACCTTGTCAAACTGCCTTAAAAGCAGCAGGTTTATCTAAGTCTGATATTGATGAAATTATCCTAGTTGGTGGTTCTACGCGAATTCCAGCAGTACAGGAAGCTGTAGAGAAATTCTTTGGAAAAGCACCAAGTAAAGGTGTAAACCCTGATGAAGTGGTTTCTTTAGGAGCAGGAATCCAAGGTGGTGTATTAACAGGAGATGTAAAAGACGTTCTTTTATTAGACGTTACGCCATTATCTCTTGGTATTGAAACTATGGGTAATGTAATGACGAAATTGATCGAAGCCAACACTACGATTCCGACTAAGAAATCGCAAGTATTCTCAACAGCAGCAGACAATCAGCCATCAGTAGAGATTCACGTATTACAAGGTGAACGTCCAATGGCAGCAGATAACAAAACGATTGGTCGTTTCCACCTAGATGGTATTCCACCAGCAAGACGAGGAACCCCTCAGATTGAAGTAACGTTTGATATTGATGCCAATGGTATCATTAAAGTATCTGCAACAGATAAAGCGACAAATAAATCTCAAGATATCAGAATTGAAGCGTCATCTGGATTGACAGAAGAGGAAATCCAAAAAATGAAAGCTGAAGCTGAAGCCAATGCAGAATCTGATGCTAAAGCAAAAGAAACAGCTGATAAGTTGAATAGTGCTGATGCTATGATTTTCCAAACGGAAAGTCAATTAAAAGAATTTGGTGACAAATTATCTGATGATAAGAAAAAGCCAATTGAAGATGCACTTGAAGAATTGAAGAAAGCATACGAAACTAAAGATATCGCAGTTATCGATCCGGCTTTAGAGAAAATCAACGAAGCTTGGAAAGTAGCAAGTGAAGAAATGTACAAAGCACAAGCAGAACAAGGAGGAGCGCCAGAAGGTGGACCAACTGACGCAGGTGCAGGTGCAAAAGGACAAGCTGCCGATGAAAGTAGTGATGTTGAAGATGTGGACTTTGAAGAGGTGAAGTAA